In Rahnella aquatilis CIP 78.65 = ATCC 33071, one DNA window encodes the following:
- a CDS encoding substrate-binding domain-containing protein gives MKISCVFAVAATLFAPAALAASNQNITIGLITKTDTNPFFLKMKEGAMLGATVHGAKLLTAAGKEDSDYPSQIVAIQSMVAAGATTLLITPSDAKAIVPALDEVRAKGVQVIALDSPTDPISAVDALFATDNYKAGELIGQYAQAAMPLTFPGQPLKIAMLDLSPGHLVGARRHNGFMKGLGLPAAGAESSELSATPEIVCAGYSEGAEKQGYEVMTNCLKAHPDINLVYTVNEPAAAGAYKALQEAGKQKNAMILSVDGGCAGVNYVREGKIAATAQQYPLTMAAMGVDAAVAYARHGKKVSGYVDTGVTLIADKPMPGLPSKDTQAGLDACFGAK, from the coding sequence ATGAAAATTTCCTGCGTTTTTGCCGTGGCAGCAACCCTGTTTGCCCCGGCAGCCCTTGCCGCCAGCAATCAGAACATCACCATTGGCCTGATTACGAAAACCGACACCAACCCGTTCTTTTTGAAAATGAAAGAAGGCGCCATGCTGGGGGCCACCGTACACGGGGCCAAACTGCTTACCGCAGCCGGTAAAGAAGACAGCGATTATCCTTCACAGATCGTCGCGATTCAGTCCATGGTGGCCGCCGGCGCGACCACATTGCTCATTACGCCAAGCGATGCCAAAGCCATTGTGCCCGCGCTCGATGAGGTCCGGGCGAAAGGCGTACAGGTCATTGCCCTCGATTCTCCCACGGATCCGATCAGTGCCGTCGATGCCCTCTTCGCCACCGATAACTATAAAGCGGGCGAACTGATTGGTCAGTATGCGCAGGCGGCCATGCCGCTGACGTTCCCCGGACAACCTCTCAAAATAGCCATGCTGGATTTATCGCCGGGACATCTGGTAGGCGCAAGAAGGCACAACGGGTTTATGAAAGGCTTAGGTTTACCTGCGGCAGGTGCCGAATCCAGTGAACTGTCAGCCACTCCCGAAATTGTGTGTGCAGGCTATAGCGAAGGGGCAGAAAAACAAGGCTACGAGGTCATGACAAATTGCCTGAAAGCCCATCCGGACATTAATCTGGTTTACACCGTCAACGAACCGGCCGCAGCGGGAGCCTACAAAGCCTTGCAGGAGGCAGGTAAACAAAAGAATGCCATGATTCTCTCTGTGGATGGCGGGTGTGCGGGCGTAAATTACGTGCGTGAAGGCAAGATAGCTGCCACGGCCCAGCAGTATCCTTTAACGATGGCGGCGATGGGGGTTGATGCTGCCGTTGCCTATGCCAGACACGGTAAAAAGGTTTCCGGGTATGTGGATACCGGCGTCACGCTTATCGCCGATAAACCCATGCCGGGTCTGCCGAGCAAAGATACTCAGGCAGGGCTGGATGCCTGTTTTGGCGCTAAATAA
- a CDS encoding mannose-1-phosphate guanylyltransferase/mannose-6-phosphate isomerase produces the protein MILPVIMAGGTGSRLWPMSRELYPKQFLRLYGDNSMLQETVTRLKGLDVSAPLVICNEEHRFLVAEQLRQINQLSDNIILEPVGRNTAPAITLAALSAIGNGFDPLLLVLAADHVIESPEAFHQAVQNAIPFAEQGKLVTFGIVPTGPETGYGYIQRGTEFSSDADSVFRVQRFVEKPNLETALQYLESGEYYWNSGMFLFRARRFLEEMAKFRPDILEACQKAIETSHTDEQQDFIRVDKTAFLSCPDESVDYAVMEKTTDAIVVPLDAGWNDVGSWSALWEVNDKNAEGNAVNGDVFTHNAKNCYINTDEKLVAAIGVDNLVIVNTKDAVLVIDKNQVQDVKKVVEYLKSNKRREYRLHRESYRPWGRNDNVVTAPRYHVNRITVKPGGQFSLQMHHHRAEHWVILSGTARVILEDKNYLLSENESTFIPIGAQHMLENPGKIPLELLEIQSGSYLEDDDIIRIKDHYGRC, from the coding sequence ATGATCCTTCCAGTAATCATGGCTGGCGGCACCGGTAGCCGTTTGTGGCCAATGTCTCGTGAGCTTTATCCAAAACAATTTCTTCGTTTGTATGGTGATAATTCAATGTTGCAGGAAACGGTCACCCGTTTAAAAGGGCTGGACGTTTCTGCACCGCTGGTTATCTGTAATGAAGAGCATCGTTTTCTTGTTGCCGAACAATTGCGACAAATAAACCAGCTCTCCGATAATATTATTCTTGAACCTGTCGGGCGCAATACGGCGCCGGCGATTACCCTGGCTGCACTCAGTGCCATCGGCAACGGTTTTGACCCGTTATTGTTAGTGCTTGCAGCCGACCATGTTATCGAGTCTCCGGAGGCCTTCCATCAGGCCGTGCAGAATGCTATTCCGTTCGCTGAGCAGGGGAAACTGGTCACGTTCGGTATCGTGCCGACAGGTCCTGAAACCGGCTACGGTTATATACAGCGGGGAACAGAATTCAGCAGTGATGCCGATTCTGTTTTTCGGGTGCAGCGTTTTGTCGAGAAACCAAATCTTGAGACCGCATTGCAATATCTGGAAAGCGGTGAGTATTACTGGAACAGCGGCATGTTTTTGTTCCGCGCCAGACGTTTTCTTGAAGAGATGGCGAAATTCAGGCCGGACATACTCGAAGCCTGTCAGAAAGCGATTGAAACCTCGCATACTGATGAGCAACAAGATTTTATCCGTGTAGATAAAACAGCATTTCTTTCCTGTCCGGATGAGTCTGTAGATTATGCCGTCATGGAAAAAACCACCGATGCGATTGTTGTTCCGTTAGATGCGGGCTGGAATGATGTGGGTTCCTGGTCGGCTCTTTGGGAAGTGAATGATAAAAACGCCGAAGGGAATGCCGTCAATGGCGATGTGTTTACCCATAATGCGAAGAATTGTTATATCAACACCGATGAGAAATTGGTGGCCGCTATTGGTGTGGATAATCTGGTTATCGTCAATACGAAAGATGCCGTTTTAGTGATTGATAAAAACCAGGTGCAGGACGTTAAAAAAGTCGTCGAATATCTGAAGAGTAATAAAAGGCGGGAATATCGTTTGCACCGCGAATCCTATCGCCCGTGGGGCCGTAACGATAATGTCGTGACTGCCCCCCGTTATCATGTAAACCGCATCACCGTTAAACCGGGCGGACAGTTCTCATTACAAATGCATCATCACCGTGCGGAGCATTGGGTCATTCTGTCGGGCACCGCCAGGGTTATTCTCGAAGATAAAAATTATCTGCTCAGTGAAAATGAATCCACGTTTATCCCTATTGGTGCTCAGCATATGTTAGAGAACCCGGGAAAAATTCCTCTGGAACTTCTGGAAATCCAGTCGGGATCCTATCTGGAAGATGACGATATTATCCGTATAAAAGATCACTATGGTCGCTGTTAA
- a CDS encoding GDP-mannose 4,6-dehydratase: MSKVALITNITGQDGSYLTELLLKKGYTVHGIILHGPLPATESVCDDLQANNSDFHIHHYGWGEILDLPGLLALIRPDEIYNLDITSETATHSAYSVAGISALRMLEAIRSQGLERTTRYYHASSSALCGLVNGMTINEMVTFNLPPSETVARISDFWTAVNYRETFGMYACNGILFNHESPRRSESFVTRKITRGLANITQGLEKCLYLGNLNALRDWGHARDYVKMQWLMLQQDKPEDFVIATGVQFTVRQFVTFAALELGIKLRFVGKGVEEKGVISAIISPVAAALKVGDVIVAVDPRYIRPSEVSKVSVNPSKARRQLGWAPETSLQDLVIEMVQADLASAKKAARLKLYG; this comes from the coding sequence ATGTCTAAGGTCGCTCTTATTACCAATATCACCGGGCAGGACGGATCTTATCTGACTGAGCTTTTGCTTAAAAAAGGCTATACAGTCCATGGGATTATTCTGCATGGCCCGTTACCCGCTACTGAATCTGTCTGTGATGATTTACAGGCAAACAATTCTGATTTTCATATTCATCATTATGGCTGGGGTGAAATTTTAGATTTGCCGGGCTTGCTGGCGTTAATTCGCCCGGACGAAATTTATAATCTGGATATCACCAGTGAGACGGCCACCCATTCTGCGTATTCCGTGGCCGGGATCAGCGCGCTGAGAATGCTCGAGGCCATCCGTTCGCAGGGGCTGGAGCGTACAACCCGTTATTATCATGCTTCCTCTTCCGCGTTGTGCGGGCTGGTTAACGGGATGACCATCAATGAAATGGTGACGTTTAATCTTCCGCCTTCGGAGACCGTCGCCAGGATCAGTGATTTCTGGACAGCCGTGAATTACCGGGAAACATTCGGTATGTACGCCTGTAACGGCATTCTGTTTAACCATGAGTCGCCGCGGCGCAGCGAAAGTTTTGTGACGCGTAAAATTACGCGCGGCCTGGCGAATATTACTCAGGGGCTGGAGAAGTGCCTTTATCTGGGCAATCTGAATGCCTTGCGTGACTGGGGGCATGCCAGAGATTACGTCAAAATGCAGTGGCTGATGCTGCAGCAGGACAAACCGGAGGACTTCGTCATTGCCACGGGCGTGCAGTTTACGGTGCGGCAGTTCGTGACGTTTGCGGCCCTTGAACTGGGGATCAAACTGCGGTTTGTCGGTAAAGGTGTGGAAGAAAAAGGCGTGATTTCGGCGATTATCAGCCCGGTCGCTGCGGCGCTGAAAGTCGGGGATGTGATTGTTGCCGTCGATCCGCGTTATATCCGTCCGTCGGAGGTCAGCAAGGTGTCAGTTAATCCGTCAAAAGCGCGGCGTCAGCTAGGCTGGGCCCCTGAAACCTCATTACAGGATCTGGTGATTGAGATGGTGCAGGCTGATCTGGCCTCCGCCAAAAAAGCGGCGCGCCTGAAACTGTACGGATAA
- a CDS encoding Nramp family divalent metal transporter, whose translation MRGTGQTSSLTDRTNAAIVNVMSGRKRGLMTPLLFAGPAVIASIAYMDPGNFATNIQAGSRYGYTLLWVVVMANMIAMLFQALSAKLGIVTHKNLAEMCRDQFPKPVVWGMWGGSEIAAMATDLAEFLGGALGLSLLFHMPLLAGMGITALVTCGLLMVEKRGFRPIELMIGGLVAVIALCYLVEMFIAPVDWAAAGLGMVTPQLPDAQALTIAVGIIGATVMPHAIFLHSGLTQHRTHAKNSGERRKLLRFSNIEVVIALTLAGLVNIAMVIMAAGAFHSGHSEVAEIETAYHTLTPLLGVGAAGFFLLSLIASGISSSVVGTMAGQMIMQGFVGFRIPVWLRRLVTMIPAFIVVALGVNATDALVYSQVVLSLALPAPMIALVIFTCRRDIMGEFVNSRLTAVFSIIGTVVIVALNIILLLQTFGVNIPGLE comes from the coding sequence ATGCGTGGAACAGGCCAGACGTCTTCTTTAACTGACAGAACCAATGCGGCGATTGTTAACGTCATGTCCGGTCGCAAACGCGGCCTGATGACACCGCTGTTGTTTGCCGGTCCTGCGGTGATCGCCTCGATCGCCTATATGGACCCGGGTAATTTCGCGACCAATATTCAGGCCGGCTCCCGCTATGGCTACACGCTGCTGTGGGTGGTGGTGATGGCCAATATGATCGCCATGCTGTTTCAGGCGCTCTCCGCCAAACTCGGGATCGTCACCCATAAAAATCTGGCGGAAATGTGTCGTGACCAGTTCCCCAAACCCGTGGTCTGGGGCATGTGGGGAGGCAGCGAAATCGCCGCGATGGCGACCGACCTGGCCGAATTCCTCGGCGGTGCTTTGGGGCTGTCGTTACTGTTCCATATGCCGTTACTGGCCGGAATGGGTATCACGGCGCTGGTGACCTGTGGGCTTCTGATGGTGGAAAAGCGCGGTTTCCGCCCCATTGAGCTGATGATCGGCGGGTTAGTGGCGGTGATTGCACTGTGTTATCTGGTGGAGATGTTTATCGCGCCGGTTGACTGGGCCGCGGCCGGTCTGGGTATGGTGACACCGCAACTGCCCGATGCGCAGGCGCTGACCATTGCCGTAGGGATCATCGGCGCCACCGTAATGCCCCATGCGATTTTCCTGCACTCCGGGCTGACTCAGCACCGTACTCACGCCAAAAATTCAGGCGAACGCCGTAAACTGCTGCGTTTTTCCAATATTGAAGTGGTGATCGCACTGACTCTCGCCGGACTGGTGAATATCGCGATGGTGATTATGGCGGCGGGTGCCTTCCACTCAGGTCACAGCGAGGTGGCGGAAATCGAAACGGCTTACCACACCCTGACGCCGCTGTTAGGCGTGGGAGCGGCAGGCTTCTTCCTGCTGTCATTGATCGCTTCCGGTATTTCCAGCTCAGTGGTCGGCACAATGGCAGGCCAGATGATCATGCAGGGCTTTGTCGGCTTTCGCATTCCTGTCTGGCTGCGCCGTCTGGTCACCATGATCCCCGCGTTTATCGTGGTGGCGCTGGGCGTGAATGCCACCGACGCGCTGGTATACAGCCAGGTGGTGCTCAGCCTGGCGCTGCCTGCTCCGATGATTGCACTGGTGATATTCACCTGCCGCCGCGACATCATGGGTGAGTTTGTTAACAGCCGCCTGACAGCCGTGTTTTCCATTATTGGCACGGTGGTGATTGTGGCGCTCAATATCATTCTGCTGCTGCAAACGTTTGGCGTGAATATTCCCGGTCTGGAATAA
- a CDS encoding glycosyltransferase family 4 protein, whose protein sequence is MSHDVSVGIVADWLVTFAGSEKVIAEFIKLYPQADVYSVVDFLSDESRKKFYGKEATTSFIQRLPFAKKKYQQYLPLMPLAIEQLDVTGHDIVLSSSHAVAKGVLTGPDQLHISYVHSPIRYAWDFQHQYLREAGLNKGLKGKLARWFLHKIRIWDYRTANGVDHFIANSQFIARRIKKVYGRDADVIYPPVDVERFTLQENKEDFYFTASRMVPYKRIDLIVEAFSQMPDKKLVVIGDGSEMTKIKSRAGSNIEILGYQPDEVMQDYMRRTRAFVFAAEEDFGITPVEAQASGTPVIAFGKGGVLETIRPYGESNATGVFFAEQTAESLIQAVHHFDKIKDSILPRDCRENALKFSAQRFHDELDEYIKTKWHDFNERKRIVY, encoded by the coding sequence ATGTCACATGATGTGAGTGTAGGGATTGTTGCTGACTGGTTAGTGACATTTGCGGGGTCCGAAAAAGTTATCGCAGAATTTATTAAATTATACCCGCAGGCTGATGTTTATTCTGTTGTCGATTTTCTTTCTGATGAATCCCGGAAGAAGTTCTATGGAAAAGAAGCGACGACCTCTTTTATCCAGCGGTTACCTTTTGCGAAAAAGAAATATCAGCAGTATCTGCCTTTAATGCCGCTGGCTATCGAGCAACTTGATGTGACGGGGCATGACATTGTACTTTCCAGCAGTCATGCCGTCGCCAAAGGCGTACTGACCGGTCCTGATCAATTGCACATCAGTTATGTACATTCTCCGATCCGCTATGCCTGGGATTTTCAGCACCAGTATTTGCGTGAGGCGGGGCTGAATAAGGGCCTGAAAGGTAAACTGGCCCGCTGGTTCCTGCATAAAATCAGGATCTGGGATTACCGGACCGCTAATGGCGTGGATCACTTTATCGCTAACTCCCAGTTTATTGCCCGGCGAATTAAGAAGGTCTATGGCCGGGATGCGGATGTTATTTATCCTCCTGTTGATGTAGAGCGTTTTACTTTGCAGGAGAATAAAGAAGACTTCTATTTTACTGCCTCACGCATGGTGCCTTATAAGCGTATCGATCTGATTGTTGAAGCATTCAGCCAGATGCCGGATAAGAAACTGGTGGTGATCGGTGACGGCTCTGAAATGACGAAAATAAAATCCAGAGCGGGCAGCAATATCGAAATACTGGGCTATCAGCCTGACGAGGTGATGCAGGATTACATGCGGCGCACCCGGGCGTTTGTTTTTGCTGCTGAAGAGGACTTCGGGATTACGCCGGTCGAAGCACAAGCCAGCGGGACGCCGGTGATTGCCTTTGGCAAAGGCGGCGTGCTGGAGACCATCAGACCTTATGGTGAATCTAATGCCACCGGGGTGTTTTTCGCAGAACAAACGGCGGAATCACTGATTCAGGCTGTGCATCACTTTGATAAAATTAAAGACTCCATCCTGCCGCGGGACTGCCGCGAAAACGCTTTAAAGTTTTCTGCGCAAAGATTTCATGATGAGCTGGATGAGTATATCAAAACAAAATGGCATGACTTTAACGAACGAAAACGCATCGTTTATTAA
- a CDS encoding methyl-accepting chemotaxis protein, translated as MSFKHTTVRTQLTLGFGVLVVIVLAVVLLSINSLSQANNRFKTHVQQVSAREASVNLILSGVKDSSLNIYGLVLVSEPADIEAGKRQVAAAEEKTTAALTQLQAAIKEHSDVTDKDRQFVTAIINAEEAYRPVAKHIVDLALDEKKAEAIDRMNRELRPQLTLLLNTTNDYLKYSNARAKESLNTAQDAYQQTRLIFIIISLVALSLAVILGGIIIRSLFRALGEEPVVLGQVVQRIAAGDLSEVTGAKKAPQNSVLAELGAMQVKLHQLINQVANSAESIVSASTEITLGNEDLSRRTEAQASSLEQTSASMEELTATVKHNADNAHQGNLMATNASQVAQRGGVVVERVVSTMHEIAESSGKVTQIITVIEGIAFQTNILALNAAVEAARAGEQGRGFAVVAGEVRTLAQRSANAAKEIKNLISESVERINVGSKLVDEAGTTMMEVVNAVKGVNSLMAEITLASSEQHTGIDQVNKAVVNMDEATQQNAALVEESAAAADSLKQQAHILLEEISAFDISRAGNLNVTATATR; from the coding sequence ATGTCTTTTAAACACACTACTGTACGCACCCAGCTTACTCTGGGGTTTGGCGTTTTAGTCGTCATTGTCCTCGCCGTAGTGCTGCTCTCTATCAATTCTTTAAGCCAGGCCAATAACAGATTCAAAACCCACGTGCAGCAGGTTTCCGCCCGTGAGGCTTCAGTGAATTTAATTCTCAGTGGCGTAAAAGACAGCTCACTGAATATTTACGGGCTGGTGCTGGTCAGCGAGCCTGCTGATATCGAAGCAGGGAAAAGACAAGTGGCGGCGGCAGAAGAGAAAACCACTGCCGCGCTGACCCAGCTTCAGGCGGCAATTAAAGAACATTCAGACGTCACCGATAAGGATCGGCAATTCGTGACCGCGATTATCAATGCGGAAGAAGCTTACCGTCCGGTGGCTAAACACATTGTTGATCTCGCCCTTGATGAGAAGAAAGCCGAAGCAATTGACCGCATGAATCGCGAGTTACGGCCTCAGCTTACGCTTCTGCTGAATACCACCAATGACTATCTGAAATACAGTAACGCGCGCGCTAAAGAGAGCCTGAATACCGCACAAGACGCGTATCAACAAACCCGCCTCATTTTCATCATTATCAGCCTGGTCGCCCTGAGTCTGGCGGTCATTCTGGGCGGCATTATTATCCGTTCACTGTTCCGTGCGTTGGGTGAAGAACCGGTTGTTTTAGGTCAGGTCGTACAGCGTATTGCGGCGGGTGATCTCAGTGAAGTGACAGGCGCGAAAAAAGCCCCACAAAACAGCGTGCTGGCCGAACTGGGCGCCATGCAGGTGAAACTGCATCAGTTGATCAACCAGGTGGCTAATTCCGCAGAAAGCATTGTCAGCGCCTCAACGGAAATTACGCTGGGCAATGAGGATCTCAGCCGCCGGACTGAAGCTCAGGCTTCCTCACTGGAACAGACATCCGCCAGCATGGAGGAACTGACCGCGACGGTGAAACACAACGCCGACAACGCCCATCAGGGGAATCTGATGGCCACCAATGCGTCACAAGTGGCGCAGCGCGGCGGCGTGGTGGTAGAACGCGTCGTCAGTACCATGCATGAAATCGCAGAAAGCTCAGGCAAAGTGACACAAATCATCACGGTCATTGAAGGCATCGCTTTCCAGACCAATATTCTGGCGCTTAACGCCGCCGTTGAAGCAGCCCGCGCCGGTGAACAGGGACGGGGTTTTGCAGTGGTTGCCGGAGAAGTGCGCACACTGGCGCAGCGCAGCGCCAATGCTGCGAAAGAAATTAAGAACCTGATTAGCGAGTCTGTTGAACGGATCAATGTCGGTTCTAAGCTGGTGGATGAAGCGGGCACCACCATGATGGAAGTCGTGAATGCTGTCAAAGGCGTCAACAGCCTGATGGCTGAAATTACCCTGGCCTCAAGCGAACAGCATACGGGCATCGATCAGGTTAACAAAGCCGTGGTCAACATGGACGAGGCGACGCAGCAGAATGCCGCGTTAGTGGAAGAAAGTGCGGCGGCGGCAGACAGTTTAAAACAACAGGCCCATATCTTACTGGAGGAGATTTCTGCGTTTGATATTTCACGCGCGGGAAATCTTAATGTCACTGCAACGGCCACCCGCTAA
- a CDS encoding lysylphosphatidylglycerol synthase transmembrane domain-containing protein translates to MSASHPGWRLAKKILTWIFFIAVAVLLVVYARTVNWEDVWKVIRNYNRTTLLMSVALVTGSYLLYGCYDLLARAYCGHKLAARQVMLVSFICYAFNLTLSTWVGGIGMRYRLYSRLGLPGGTITRIFSLSITTNWLGYILLGGIIFTSGVVELPSHWYIDEGTLRILGMVLLAIVAVYVGFCAFAKRRHMTIKGQKLVLPSFKFALAQMVISSANWMAMGAIIWLLLGQDVNYFFVLGVLLVSSIAGVIVHIPAGIGVLEAVFIALLAGEHTSQGTIIAALLAYRLLYYFLPLLLALVCYLLLESRAKKLRAKNEKSMAK, encoded by the coding sequence ATGTCTGCTTCGCATCCGGGATGGCGTCTGGCGAAAAAAATCCTCACCTGGATTTTCTTTATCGCCGTGGCCGTGCTGCTGGTGGTCTACGCCCGCACGGTCAACTGGGAAGACGTGTGGAAAGTCATTCGCAATTACAACCGCACGACACTACTGATGTCGGTGGCGCTGGTGACTGGCAGCTATCTGCTGTACGGCTGTTACGATCTGCTTGCACGCGCTTATTGCGGGCACAAACTTGCGGCGCGCCAGGTGATGCTGGTGTCATTTATCTGCTACGCCTTTAACCTCACGCTCAGCACCTGGGTGGGTGGCATCGGCATGCGTTACCGGCTCTATTCCCGCCTGGGTCTGCCCGGCGGTACGATCACGCGTATTTTCTCACTGAGCATTACCACCAACTGGCTGGGCTATATTTTGCTCGGCGGAATTATCTTCACCTCCGGCGTAGTGGAACTGCCTTCGCACTGGTACATCGACGAAGGCACACTGCGCATTCTCGGCATGGTGCTGCTGGCGATAGTGGCTGTTTACGTCGGGTTCTGCGCCTTTGCCAAACGCCGCCATATGACGATTAAAGGGCAAAAGCTGGTGCTGCCGTCGTTTAAATTCGCGCTGGCACAGATGGTGATTTCCAGCGCCAACTGGATGGCCATGGGAGCGATTATCTGGCTGCTGCTGGGTCAGGATGTGAACTATTTCTTTGTGCTGGGCGTGCTGCTGGTCAGCAGTATCGCCGGGGTGATTGTGCATATTCCGGCGGGGATCGGCGTGCTGGAAGCGGTGTTTATCGCCCTGCTGGCCGGAGAACATACCTCGCAGGGCACGATTATCGCCGCGCTGCTCGCCTATCGCCTGCTCTACTACTTCCTGCCGCTGCTGCTGGCGCTGGTGTGCTATTTGCTGCTGGAAAGCCGGGCGAAGAAATTGCGGGCGAAGAACGAGAAGTCGATGGCGAAGTGA
- the cpsG gene encoding phosphomannomutase CpsG — MSGTLTCFKAYDIRGELDVELNEDIAYRIGRAYGEYLKPHKMVLGGDVRLTSEALKLALAKGLQDAGTDVVDIGVTGTEEIYFATSYLSLDGGIEVTASHNPMNYNGMKLVREDSRPISGDTGLRDIQALAEANNFPPVDQAKRGSYEKASVLDEYVDKLLSFINFENFTRPLKLVFNSGNGAAGHVVDAIEQRFIAAGVPVEFIKVHHEADGTFPNGIPNPLLPECRQDTTDAIIKHKADMGIAFDGDFDRCFLFDDAGNFIEGYYIVGLLADAFLEKYPNSRIIHDPRLSWNTIDIVTGAGGVPVMSKTGHAFIKERMRQEDAVYGGEMSAHHYFRDFYYCDSGMIPWLLVAELLHLKGKSLRQLINDRITAYPASGEINSYLQQPKESIARVLAMYEGEAVNVDHTDGISLEFDEWRFNLRSSNTEPVVRLNVESRANTKLMQEQTRRILSILRSM; from the coding sequence ATGTCAGGTACATTAACTTGCTTTAAAGCTTACGATATCCGCGGTGAATTAGACGTCGAATTAAATGAAGATATTGCCTATCGCATCGGGCGTGCATACGGGGAATATTTAAAACCACACAAAATGGTATTAGGTGGCGATGTCCGTTTAACCAGCGAAGCATTAAAACTTGCGCTGGCGAAAGGTTTGCAGGATGCGGGAACTGACGTTGTGGATATCGGCGTGACCGGTACGGAAGAAATCTATTTTGCAACGTCTTATCTGTCCCTCGATGGCGGCATAGAAGTAACCGCCAGCCATAATCCTATGAATTACAACGGCATGAAACTGGTCCGTGAAGATTCCCGTCCGATCAGCGGCGATACCGGTTTACGCGATATTCAGGCGCTGGCGGAGGCTAATAATTTTCCACCGGTCGATCAGGCTAAGCGTGGCAGTTACGAGAAAGCCTCTGTGCTGGATGAGTATGTTGATAAGCTGCTCAGCTTTATCAATTTTGAGAATTTTACCCGGCCTTTAAAACTGGTGTTTAACTCGGGTAATGGTGCGGCCGGTCATGTTGTCGATGCCATCGAACAGCGCTTTATTGCAGCCGGAGTACCGGTTGAATTTATCAAAGTTCACCACGAGGCCGACGGCACCTTCCCGAACGGTATTCCTAACCCGTTATTGCCGGAGTGCCGTCAGGACACGACGGATGCCATCATTAAGCACAAAGCCGATATGGGGATCGCTTTTGACGGCGATTTTGACAGATGTTTTCTCTTCGATGATGCCGGTAATTTTATCGAAGGGTATTATATCGTCGGTCTGCTTGCCGATGCTTTTCTCGAGAAATATCCCAACTCAAGAATTATCCACGACCCGCGTCTGAGCTGGAATACCATTGATATTGTCACCGGTGCAGGCGGCGTGCCTGTGATGTCAAAAACCGGCCATGCATTTATTAAAGAACGTATGCGCCAGGAAGATGCGGTCTATGGCGGTGAGATGAGCGCCCATCATTACTTCCGCGATTTCTATTATTGCGACAGCGGGATGATCCCCTGGTTGCTGGTCGCTGAATTATTGCATCTGAAAGGCAAATCTCTTCGTCAGCTGATTAATGACCGGATCACTGCCTATCCCGCATCCGGCGAAATCAACAGCTATTTGCAGCAGCCGAAAGAATCCATTGCTCGTGTATTAGCCATGTATGAAGGTGAGGCGGTTAACGTCGATCATACTGACGGGATCAGTCTTGAGTTTGACGAATGGCGTTTCAATCTCCGCAGTTCTAACACAGAACCTGTTGTACGCTTAAACGTTGAATCCCGCGCAAATACAAAATTAATGCAGGAACAAACCAGAAGAATTCTTTCTATCCTTCGTAGTATGTAA